The following are encoded in a window of Sutcliffiella horikoshii genomic DNA:
- the helD gene encoding RNA polymerase recycling motor HelD has protein sequence MKKKHPDFDQEAERLSFTKKYMDIVIKATELDEESFKSSFKEALDGTDFSDSSLSYLNMLTNANMLQRTTEEIRSLKKIYHKPYFARIDYKRAGKEEEEVLYFGKASLFDRETQDPIIVDWRSPIANLYYDGRLGEVEYEAEGETYDGYLSLKRQYIMEDGELQDIRDVDLTTTDELLQESLSGSSSNRLTDIVSTIQEEQNRIIRADLNKPIIVQGAAGSGKTTIALHRISYFIYTYQDQFRPEQLMILAPNNLFIDYISEVLPELGVDRILQTTFIDFVLSCIGKKVKLRPPSEKLMGFINHEYEDPEMVQWLASFKGSLEFKDIIDRYLSDILETLIPTEDFYLTSKFKLYTAEKMENLIRNEYTYLPYYRRVEKVKSVLQNYVRTEKKVLLHKVERFYDNKLDKALFNMNLDPAKRKSYVTKAMDKKDAMIEEIKRESRTAVNAFIRKLPKHTLFHYFKELVTDRATFSKYASDYLDDYQIKYFVDHQVKLHRQKQYELEDLAGLLYLQHHLYGIDKELRARNVVIDEAQDYSYFQLAALKSALETDMFTIVGDLAQGIHSYRGIQDWNKVKEAIFPRAAYTTLQKSYRTTVEIMESANDILKLLPFELPKVEPVVRHGAKPTFHKWSTSGGAAEMAGMLEAEIEKLYKDGRKTIAVIGKTEKECKKIEGMLGKVTDLKVQLLLENEEINQEDVVIVHAQLAKGLEFDAVLLCTLDEVFTETEIDVKLLYVAMTRPLHHLSFYGNDKGDFLLEHVSDGKILIEE, from the coding sequence ATGAAGAAAAAGCATCCTGATTTTGATCAGGAAGCAGAACGGCTTAGCTTTACCAAAAAGTATATGGACATTGTCATCAAAGCAACAGAGTTGGATGAGGAATCGTTTAAATCCAGTTTTAAAGAAGCGTTGGATGGAACTGACTTTTCAGACAGTAGTTTAAGTTATTTGAACATGCTCACCAATGCGAACATGCTCCAGCGGACGACAGAAGAGATTCGGAGCCTCAAGAAAATCTACCATAAGCCCTACTTTGCAAGAATTGACTACAAGCGGGCCGGCAAAGAAGAAGAGGAGGTCCTTTATTTTGGGAAAGCCTCTTTATTTGACCGAGAAACCCAAGACCCAATCATTGTCGATTGGCGTTCCCCGATAGCCAACCTATACTATGACGGCAGGCTCGGTGAAGTGGAGTACGAAGCGGAAGGGGAAACGTATGACGGCTACCTTTCCTTGAAACGTCAATATATTATGGAAGACGGCGAACTTCAAGACATAAGGGATGTTGATTTAACGACGACGGACGAGCTTTTACAAGAATCGCTTTCCGGAAGTTCCAGCAACCGTCTGACTGATATCGTCTCCACGATTCAAGAAGAACAGAACCGTATTATTCGTGCCGACTTAAATAAACCGATTATTGTCCAAGGAGCGGCAGGGAGCGGAAAGACGACCATAGCGTTACACAGAATCTCTTATTTTATCTACACCTACCAGGATCAATTCCGACCGGAACAACTGATGATCCTCGCACCGAACAATCTATTCATCGATTACATCTCTGAAGTCCTCCCAGAGCTTGGGGTGGACCGGATCTTACAGACAACCTTTATTGATTTTGTCTTAAGCTGCATCGGCAAAAAGGTGAAATTGCGACCTCCGTCCGAGAAATTGATGGGCTTTATTAACCACGAGTATGAAGATCCTGAAATGGTCCAATGGTTAGCAAGCTTCAAAGGCTCGCTCGAATTCAAAGACATCATCGACCGCTATCTATCTGACATCTTAGAAACACTCATTCCAACAGAAGATTTCTACCTGACTTCTAAGTTCAAACTCTACACTGCTGAAAAAATGGAAAACCTGATTCGCAACGAATATACCTACCTCCCGTATTATCGTCGAGTGGAAAAGGTGAAAAGCGTTCTGCAAAACTATGTGCGGACGGAGAAAAAAGTACTCTTGCATAAAGTGGAGAGATTCTACGACAACAAACTCGACAAAGCTCTGTTTAACATGAACCTTGATCCTGCTAAACGAAAAAGCTATGTGACAAAAGCAATGGACAAAAAGGATGCGATGATAGAGGAGATCAAACGGGAATCCAGAACCGCCGTTAACGCTTTTATCCGCAAGCTTCCTAAGCACACACTTTTTCATTATTTTAAAGAGTTGGTAACAGACCGGGCCACTTTTTCGAAGTATGCAAGTGATTATTTGGATGACTATCAGATCAAGTACTTTGTCGACCATCAAGTGAAATTACATAGACAAAAGCAGTATGAGCTAGAAGACTTGGCAGGGTTACTTTATTTGCAGCACCATTTGTATGGGATAGATAAAGAGTTGCGTGCTCGAAATGTGGTCATTGATGAAGCGCAGGATTATAGTTATTTTCAGCTTGCGGCTTTAAAAAGTGCGTTGGAAACAGATATGTTCACTATCGTAGGGGACTTGGCACAAGGGATCCATTCTTATCGCGGCATTCAGGATTGGAACAAGGTGAAGGAGGCAATTTTCCCAAGGGCTGCCTACACGACGTTGCAAAAAAGTTATCGTACAACAGTGGAAATCATGGAATCGGCTAATGATATTTTAAAGCTATTGCCTTTTGAACTTCCAAAAGTGGAGCCTGTGGTGAGGCATGGTGCGAAACCGACCTTTCATAAATGGTCTACCTCTGGTGGGGCGGCTGAAATGGCGGGCATGCTAGAGGCGGAAATAGAGAAGTTGTATAAAGACGGTCGAAAAACAATCGCAGTGATTGGCAAAACCGAGAAGGAATGTAAGAAGATTGAGGGGATGCTTGGCAAGGTTACAGACTTAAAGGTGCAACTGCTCTTGGAAAATGAGGAAATCAACCAAGAGGATGTCGTCATCGTCCATGCGCAGTTGGCGAAGGGACTGGAGTTTGATGCTGTGTTGTTGTGCACGTTGGATGAGGTGTTCACCGAAACCGAAATTGACGTAAAGCTGTTATATGTGGCGATGACAAGGCCGCTGCATCATTTAAGCTTTTATGGAAATGACAAGGGAGACTTTTTGCTTGAACATGTTTCGGATGGGAAGATTTTAATAGAAGAATAA